The DNA window ccttcttcagtgCCTCGAGGGTGGAGCgcttgatggcttcaaagTCCGATGTAGGATTGGACTTGAGTGATAAAACACGCGTTTGCGTTTGTTGCTTAGCAGCTTTTAGTTGTTCCTTGCTGGTGGACAAGTCCTTCTCCAGCAGGACAATCTTGTTTTGCGACTTTGTCAATTGCTCCTCTAGCATACGCTTCTTTCGCGTGAGTTGACCGAGTTGCTCTTGAGAACTGTCATCCTCCGCTCTTGAGCGCTTGCTTCCTGTCGTGGGTTGGGGTGTGCTTGGTGCTGAGGGCTCGATTGACGATAGCTCGGCGTGTAGGTTCTGGACTTCCATCTTATACTTGTCGACAAGATCCTCCAGCTCTTGCACGCGCTGTACACGGGCTTGGTCGAATTGTTCTGGTTGAAGTGTCTCGTCCTCGGTGTCAAAGGTCTTGAGCTGTGCGCGGAGATATTCGACTTCCTTGACGGCCAGGGCACGTTGGCGCTCCAGTCGCATTCGGGCCTTGTCGGCGTTGCTGGCATTTGCCACAGTCTTTgcattctcaacctcattccTAAGTTGGACCTGCTCGTCGCGGAGCGATTGGATGGTATTCTGCGCAGCAGTGATCTCAGCTTGCAAAGCGCCCACCTTTTCGACATACGAGGCATTTGTCAAGCGTTCCTCGACAAGGGCTCTCGCAACAGCTTCTGGTGAGTCAAACTCAGACTCGTCTGTCTCGGCCGCGTTTCTAAGATACGCTGACCAGGCCAAGCGCTCGTCCTCTAATCGTTGTCGTTGTATACGCgcctcagcaagctcttcttcaaccaatTCCGCCGCCTCCAACTTTCGCTGCAGTGttcgcttctcttcttcgacaaCTTGAACTGCTTTGCTCAACGCTCGTAGGTGCTTAAGTTCGGAGAGCTGATCACGATTCGTCGCCTCGAGGTTTCGGATATGCTGAACTTGTTCGGTAAGTTCCTGTCGGATAATCTCCATCGTCTCTGCGTCGCCGCTTTGCGCTTTGAGTCGTAGGACGTCGGCCTCGAGATTCGCGATCACTCCATCCTTCTCGGCCAATTGAGCTTGTGTCTGCTGCAGCACAGTCTCCCGCTGCTCACTCTCCTGCTCAAATTCTTGGATTGTCTTTTGCGCCGCGGCAATCTGCATCTCCATGTCTGTGGCTTTTCGGTCGGCAATTCGGGCAGCATCGTCCTTCGCTGTGGATAAGTCCTCAAGCTGTTCCTGCAGCAAGCGGGCCTCGTCCTCTGCTTCACGAGCCTTGCGCTCTAGTTGCTTCTTGTCACCATCAATCGAGTCTTTAACTTCCTGCAGCTCCCTTCGAAGGGCTTCTGTTTGCGCTACCGCCTTTTCGCGCTCAGCCTCAGCCGCTTGTCGGTGCTGCGCTTCATCTTGCTCCCGCCGTCGAGCTTGCTCCAATTTGCTGCTTTGTTCCGATGTCGcaatctctttctcttgctCGGAAGTCTGAATTCGATATTGCAGCGTCCCAATCTCAGCTTTTAATGACTCGATTTCTCGCCTGTACTTTTCGTACTCGTCCGCGTCCGGGGGCGCCATGTTCTCCTTATGACTTTCGCGCGAACCGGGACGGACAGACTCGGCGACGTGGCTTTGTCGAGATTGAGGTCGAGGAATATTTGAATCACCTGTGAGTAGATTGTATGTCGGTTGTGTACTCGAGCGAAAAGAGGAAATCTGCAGCCAAGGTTCGCGGTCAGAAACATATGTTCGAGCTCGGGAatgtttgttttgttttgtgtTGACTTACCCTGGACTGTCGTAGAGATGTCTGAGGTCTGTCTATGGCAGACGTGCTGGCTCGGAACCTGGCATTAACAGAGCTTCGTCTACTCCCATGCCCATCTTTCTCACTGGGCGTAAAGGAGCGCATTTTCGGAGTTTTGTGGGCTGCGTTGCTTGAATGATTGAAAGATCGCGGTATGGAGATGGTTTGTTTGCGATCACCACGGTAGCTTGCGTCATCACGTGACTCAGCTGGTCCTTGCGTTCAAGAGTGGACTTCGAGATCCAAAGAGAATTGCGGCATAAGAGTAGGTCGTTTGTTGCAGAAGAGTTGTAAGTAGCTTTGCATAACTGTTTTTATAGTGTGATGAGTTACTCTTCTACCGAGAGCGTTTGGGTCGAGAGATTTGCTCAAGACTTTTTGAGCCGATGTGTAGGGTatgccagaagaagctctgtATTAAGCTCCACgaagcttcttgaactctGGAGGCGTGTAACGGCAGGCTAATTTAGCATTGAAAACGCTAGGGTTAGTCTCTATCCTACAATTAACAGATTGTTAACCAAATGCTACTGTTGTAGCACTAGGGTTGGTCAACAATGGTTCTGTTGTTGTTACGTCTGGTCTGTCTGTAAGTTGATAGCACTTCGCCGTTAATAGCTCTTTGAGTTTACACAAACCCGTTAAACGGTCCAATCCCAAGCCAAATTCAAACCAAACATATCCGTAACCCCCTGAGAAACTTCTCCAATCACTCCCCCATAATGACGCATCCTTGCAAACCATCCTCTCTCCAAGCCTGCCAAGTCGATATCATCCCAGTGACGTCTTCCGTACCTGATAAAGATGGACCCCTGTCCCCGTCTCCCGAGCCTCTCCTAATTGGCCATCCCACATTCCTCATGACCCactcctctttcttttcccttgTGTCAAGCTTCAGGACCCGACGATCACCGAACTCGAGTTTGCGATCCATCCGCTTACAAAACTGAGCTCCACTGACGTCGATTCTTGAATGACGACGGTTTTATTCGTTCCTTTTTGCTTGCGCTTGTTTATAGCttttcttggtcttgggtgAATGGGACCGAAGCTTCCGCGGCAGCAGATCACCTCGGCATCGAGAGCTTCAGCTGTAACATCACCTCTTACAACCTTCTAAGCTTGTAACCTTGAACTGAACCTCTTGCATCATCTGTCGAGAACTTTGGTCTGCAACAATGGCCTCAATTGGCCTCCGGGTAAGCTCTATATCCCCTTAGCTCTCCGTTGTGCTCTAACATCTCTAGTCCTCCGTGACCACCCGCGCCATATCCCTTCGATCCTCCCATCTACGACAAATCCCCCCAACACAATACAAACGATACTACTCCAACTCAACAAAGCCCTccacctcaagctcaagctcaagctcaagtgcAAGCTCTAACGAATCCATCGCAAGCAGCGCATCCTCAACACCGAGCAGCAAACTCAATGTCTTCAGCAGCGAATGGGAAGACCTCGACACGTCCATCAAGTCCTTCGCCGACCTACCACATCGACTCTTCGGCGCAAACCAACACATGATCATCAACTatgagctcaaggaagcTTTGCGCCTTATGCTGCGGCAGTTCAATGCGCCCATAATGTACTGCTTTGCCTACGGCTCTGGTGTCTTTCCGCAGAGCCCTTCCAAGGCTAGTATTTCGGAAGCAGACTTTCGCGCTGTGCATCCGAATCCACCGGAGGCGTTGATCAAGTCGCAGAAGGGATCACCGAAAGTGCTGGACTTTATCTTTGGCGTGTCGCATGTTGAGCATTGGCATTCGATCAACATGAAGCAACATCGGAACCATTACTCAGGACTTGCATCGCTAGGTTCAGGTGTCGTATCGCGAGTTCAGAATTGGGGTGCTGGCGTTTACTTCAACCCCTATGTCGAGGTCAACGGCATGCTCATCAAGTACGGCGTCACAAGTATCGATAACCTCGTTCGCGACCTTTCTTCGTGGGACAGTCTATACCTCGCTGGTCGTCTTCAAAAGCCGGTCAAGATTCTCCGCGACCATCCTCGCGTCCGACTCGCGAACCAACATAACCTCATCGCCGCAGTCCGaacagctcttcttctcctcccacCACAATTCACCGAAGCTGAACTCTACAGCACCATCGCAGGTCTCAGCTATCTAGGCGATCCACGAATGGCTCTCCCAACAGAGAACAAGAGCAAGGTCACAAACATCGTGGACAACAACATCGTTCACTTCCGTCGTCTGTACGCTCCTCTTGTCAAGACTCTTCCCAATGTCGACTTTACAGGTGCTTGTCGCATCGACGACACAGACTGGATCATGAACCCTGAAGCCGGCAACAAACTCCAACAAGACATGGATCCTGTACGTCGTGGTAACATGGTCAGACGACTCCCCCAAACCTTCCGATCACGTCTGTACTTCCAGTACCAAAGACGCTTCGGTATTCCCCGCGGAGAGTTCAACGAGCTCATGAAAGCTTCAACGGATGAAGAAGGCGGCGCCGTTAAGAAGATGCAGGGCGGAGAGTTTGAACGCCGCATCGCCACAGACGACGCCCAGAAACTCAACGAAACGGTGCGCATCGTTATTAAGCAAACGGTCAACTGGCCAAGTACTGTGCAAAGTATTAAGGGCTTATTGATGGGCGGATTCTCAAGAACGTGGCGTTACCTAGGGGAGAAGTATTCCAAGTATAAGAAGGACCAAGATAGTAAAAAGAGCAAAAAGGCGTGAGATCATTTCTGTATATTTAAAGCATAACTTTACGTCCCCTGAATGAGGATAGTTGTAGGAGTACAAGGACAAAAAGGAATTGGTATAGACGCAGCGACGTAGCAAAAAGACTCTGGACACATTGTCCTTTTTTATGATTCATCATGGTTCTGTTTCTTTCAGCTCCATATACAAGAGCCTACTCTCTGTTCCTCCTTAGGTGTCAGGTGGTTTTAAACATACAAATACGCATACAAAGaaaattatactaaaggaaaaaaaaatgaAGATGGGTAACAAAATGAAGATGAGTGAAAAGTTCACCCCCAGGAACAAGCCCCATTACGCTCGCTATTCAATGCGCCGCCAAGATATGGCAGATATCTTGTCTTTTCTATCCATGCACGTGAAAATTATTCAACACTACCCACTACCGTCCTTCATATTTACCGCTGACGAGCTTTCTCGAGATAGGTACGTCAACCCACTTGTGTTCTGTGCTGGCGGTGTCGTCCGCGAAAGGATCGTCCTCAGATACATCTTTGCCTTTACCCTTGCCCTCGTCGAgtctggagatggagataccGCTACCGATGACTTGATCGCCGGTGGCTGTGAACTCCCAGCGTGCTTCAATGTGGCCTGGTTTGGGCTCTGCGCCTTCTGCGCCAATGATGCGGCAGACGATCTTGTGAGGTTCCGTCGTGAGGGTGAGATCGCCAATACGCCAGTACACGAGGTGCTTGTCCTTGAGGTGCGTTCCTACGGGCTTTGTCTGGGCGCCGCTGGATTTGCCTTCGTAGgtggcgacgatgacgacgttGTGTAGTGTCACAGGGGCGGtgagctttgatgatggGTTGAGCTGGTACTGTAGTAAGAGGCCGAGTTTGTCTCCTTGAGGCTTCCATGCGGGTTTGAGGGAGAGAGGAGCATGCTCGCCCAGTGAAGGGGTTTCGGAGTCCTCGGAAAATACTCGGTATGAGAATGCGGGAGTGTTATTGGAGAGGTGATCTAAACCCATGGTGAACTGATCGTTATGGTCAGGAGATGAGTTCACAAAGATGCGGTTCGGTCCGATGCGCTCAAGGGCCGAAAAGTTATTGATGCGTATAGTCTGGTAGCCTGATATGTGTTAGTGGGTGTAAGTATTGTGATAATGAGGGTTGCTTACTCTTCGTATCACCAGAGTCACTGGGATTGTTGACGAATGCAATCTCGCCAGTAATGGTTGTAGACTTGACGACGCCATCCTCAAATGTAGCGGAAACACTCTCAATGATGGACGTGTTCAGTCCTGGAGCAGTCATATGCGCATGCTGAGGATGGTTCAGGCCACCCAATGAGTTGCCCGACCTCACAGACTGTGTATCCGAAGTACCAGCAATGCTAGCCTCAGATGCCAAGGCTGCAACTGCACTTCCCTTGGAAAGAGATTGTGcgaaagatggagatgttGGTCTAGCGCTCAGAGACGAGTCCGTGCCGCTCTCAGGGAGGTTGGGCGGTGGCACATACATGGTATGGCGCACGTCACGACGTCCTCTCACTGTACCACTACGACGAGTGGCCGGTCCAAGCTTGAGACTGTTGGCGACGCTAGAAAGAGCAGCCATCTTGGCCTCTGGGTCCTCGTCCTCCACAGGCGTTTGCTGaatgttgaccttgagaagctggtcaGGATCTTCGCCAGATTCCTTAGCTTCACGCTGAGCCTCAGAGATGGGGTCGTTCATTGGTGGTGGAACGGTAAATCCTTCAGCGTCCTTGGTTGCGAGCTGTGGCGGCGCGGGGGACTGGTTCTCCTGCTTGTGTGACGGCGGAGGGCCAGGGGGAGGCTGGACATCTGACAGATCGGGTTCATGGTTACCGTTGACTGTACCCCCAGTCGTGTGTGGGATCGGGCTGTCGAGCAGATTTCCGTTGTGCGACACTCCGTTCGTGTTCTCATGCGAGGCATCGGGCCTGGGCGAGTCGGTCTCGTTATTAGGTAGCTTGGGCACATCGGGAGTCTCTGCTAGAGAGGACAATCGGTGGTGCTCTGCGAGGTTGTTGGAGGAGCCTCGAGGGGAGACACCGCGCTCGTTTTGGCTGTGACTGGTTCCCATGCGTCCGAAGCTGGGGCCTAGCTTTCCAGGAGAGAGCTGGCCGAAACCGGCGTGCATGCTCTGTCTCCTGCGTCCACCGAACATGGTACCGAGGCGGCGTAATTTACCACCTTGAAGCTGTTAGTGACCGGTAAACGAGAATTGCCAATGGGCCTACCTGGCTTCTCCTGTGGAACCGAGTTGTGTTCGCTGATATCATCGTCGCCTGCATGGGAAGAGGCGGGAGCTGGAACAGGCGCAGGAGATGATGTGTGGGCGCTTTGAGCAGGCAAATTGGTGCTATCGGCAGTGCTTGGAGGAACTGGAGTCGAAGGGGTTGTGCCTGCGAAAGATGACTGCCGTGTTGATGTCCTTGTAGGAAGCTTTGCCTTGCCAGCCGTAGCCCTGTGCACAAATGACTGAATCTCCTTTTCCGTGTCGATTTCAAGCATGAGAGCAAGGGTCTCCATTGCATTCTCCTGCACACGCCCAGCTGAATCAGATTCGTGGGTCTGATACTGTGTCAGAAGATCACGCAAGTTGTTCACTCGTGACTCGTCGAGGGCCTGGAGAGATTCGAAGATGAAAGGTGCCTGCGACTCCCACTGCCCTGTAGCAGATTCgagcttggaagaagctgcGTCGACCTTTGAAGTGTTTGCACGGCTTCCTTTCTTGGTAAGCTTATCGACCTGATTCTGGGACTCTTCGAGGTCTCTGGCCATAGTCGTTAGGTTGCTGGACATAGTGTTCATGTTCTGGACATCTTTGCGGTTGGCAAAATTGCGCAGCGGATGCTCGATGTCCCTCTCGATGCGATCGGCAAGCTGATGATGCGAGTGGGCGATGTTTTCCGTCGAGTCGATGATTCTATTCCACGGCGCTTGGAACACACTGCAGTTCTGTGAGTAATTGCGATACAAAGGCCTCAGGAGAGATGTTTACCCTAGCTCAGACTGAGAGTTTGGAACCTTGAAGGtagcaagcttcttgaggcccTGCACGTACTGATCCTCCACGCGACGGCGCTCCTGTGTAGAATTGATTAGCGGGATGTCGACGAGGCTCGCAGTGTGATGCCATGTCGTTGCGTAGCCATTGGTGGTTTGCGGATTGTCGTACCTGGAGCCAGTCGGCAATTTCGGTGTTGACGCGGGACATGCGCTTCATTCGTTCGGTAAGAGTGTGCACCGCCTGGCTGGGCTGGAGAGTTGCCTTTTCACAGCGCAAAAGAGTCAGCCAAAGTCCAGCATGGTATTGTATTGATTTCTGCCTCCATTGTCGCCTATGACGATAGAATTGGAGGTCGAGGGGATTAAGCTTACCAGCATGGCGGGATACTCGGCCCTGGCCATATCCTCCATGATGGGCAGCGCAAAGGATTACTGTAATTATGTATAGATGCGGATGAGGGAGTAGTGAATTAATTATAGGATTAATCGCTCGAGGACGAGATGCGCATGGCGGGTTTGGTTGAGCGAGAGGGGTCGGTCGAGATTCCGAGGTAGACAAGCTGAGTTCGTTCGTATGCGATGATGAGCTACGTAACAAAGGAGTATCCGTAGTAGATCAGATGATTGTGATATTATCGGAAGAGTCGGACTCTGGGGAGTAAGTGAGTATTATTGCCGCACAATGCGTagatccaatgccaatgcaatgcaatgccgCCGAGGATGGACGGGGACGGGACACGAGgttggaaaagaagaagagtaaCTTAATGCCTTGGCTGGGACGACAACGGCTAAAAAGGCCTTGACCCAGAATAACTAACGTTAGAGAGAGGCTGGCGCTGAAAGTGAGCGAAACAAGACAGGGCTGGCAGAGTCGggtttgggcttgggctggttctcaggaagcaagaaaagactgGACCTTAAgatagggtgtcaaaataaacaaGGTCAAGTGccccctaagcttaggctagatttgCCTAAGTATTCTTgtcgcttagggtcaaggtcctgagttttcttttctccccagCTGGGGTAGCTTAGCTTGGAGACGGTGGAGCTAAGTTAATGGGCAAAACGTTTGGTGGTTGGTTAATTTTCTCTAGAGGCCTTCGAGAAGTTCCCTAACGAATTAAGTTAGAGTCACGAGGCCCCGACATGACCTCATAGTGTAGTCTCGGTACTTGAATAATATCAACCCAGATGAAGCTCTACTTTCATGTATCTTATACTGCGTATACTGAAGAATTGTTGATCTATTCTGACCTGACAGGCGTTGCATAGGTAGCTATTATACCCCCtgctcctcgtcatcttggccttgtttcTGCTTTATGAAATAGCGGGCCTGTTCCCCATCTGGTTTCTGGTGGAAAAGCAGATGCTCAAAACCTGAGACATCCCAGTAactaagttctctctgttgatttaagctctcagccatagGCGGGGAAATTTTATCTGTTGTGCTATAATCCTTTGACAGCAGTTGACTTTCTAGATCCCAATTTGACCTGTCATCTTCAATACCTATCTAAGCAAACCCTGCAAAGCAAAACAATGGAACTACCGGGATGGAAAGCTGCGTTGACCATGTCTCAGCGCTACGAGACGATCCAAAAAATGTAAGTAGCCTAATGTGTAACGTACATATACTAACTCACACACGTAGACAAGCCTCCCTTGCTACAACTAGCATGAGTGAGGCCATCGCCATAGAACAGGCCGCCTACCAAATCGCTTCTACTCAGGTGCGCCTAACTTCAGCGGTCCAGAACTCGCGGATCCGCTGACATGGCCTAGGACGAGTACAATCTCGCCTGTCAGCCAACCTCGACACCAACGCCTTCGCCTCctcaggaggaagaggagggtgACTCTGGGATACGCATTGGGCCTTATGGGAACTGTAGGCCTGTTTCGGATGGTGTAACTTCAGAGGTCTTTCGTTCGGGTGATAGGGCGCTTAAGGTCATTGTGACTTATCAGGATATTGAGCCGCATAATCCGCAGAGGGAGGCCAAGATACTCAAGGGATTGCGAGAACCGTGTATTCCTCTCCTCGAAACGTTTCGTGATCAGGAGCAGAGATTCGTGCTGGTCTTTCCGTTCGTACCGTATACTCTGGCAGATCTTCTCGCCAACGGTCCCTTACCACTCGACGCTGTCCGATCTATCTTCCGAGACGTTGTGCACGCCTTGAAGGATATACACGCACAAGGCATCATCCATCGAGACATCAAACCGTCTGCAATCCTCCTCTCATCTCCAACTGGCCCAGCATATCTCTCCGACTTTGGCACAGCATGGCATCCCGAGCTATCAACCCACTCAGAACCAGCAGATGATAAGATCCTCGACATCGGAACAGGTCCTTACCGCGCGATAGAAGTTCTCTTCGGACATAAATCCTATGGACCAGAGGTTGATATGTGGGGAGTAGGAGTCATGCTTTCAGAAGCGCTCCGCGACCCTCCAACCCCTATATTCGAGTCTCGCGCGGTCCATGAAGATGGCAATCAACTTGGCCTTATCCTCAGCGTCTTCAAAACAATTGGTACGCCCACGCCTGAGACATGGCCCGAGGCAAAACAATTCAAGGTCGCACCTTTCGAGCTATGGACTGTCTTCCCCGCTCGTCCTTGGGAAGACCTTCT is part of the Fusarium fujikuroi IMI 58289 draft genome, chromosome FFUJ_chr07 genome and encodes:
- a CDS encoding related to spindle assembly checkpoint protein, translated to MRSFTPSEKDGHGSRRSSVNARFRASTSAIDRPQTSLRQSRISSFRSSTQPTYNLLTGDSNIPRPQSRQSHVAESVRPGSRESHKENMAPPDADEYEKYRREIESLKAEIGTLQYRIQTSEQEKEIATSEQSSKLEQARRREQDEAQHRQAAEAEREKAVAQTEALRRELQEVKDSIDGDKKQLERKAREAEDEARLLQEQLEDLSTAKDDAARIADRKATDMEMQIAAAQKTIQEFEQESEQRETVLQQTQAQLAEKDGVIANLEADVLRLKAQSGDAETMEIIRQELTEQVQHIRNLEATNRDQLSELKHLRALSKAVQVVEEEKRTLQRKLEAAELVEEELAEARIQRQRLEDERLAWSAYLRNAAETDESEFDSPEAVARALVEERLTNASYVEKVGALQAEITAAQNTIQSLRDEQVQLRNEVENAKTVANASNADKARMRLERQRALAVKEVEYLRAQLKTFDTEDETLQPEQFDQARVQRVQELEDLVDKYKMEVQNLHAELSSIEPSAPSTPQPTTGSKRSRAEDDSSQEQLGQLTRKKRMLEEQLTKSQNKIVLLEKDLSTSKEQLKAAKQQTQTRVLSLKSNPTSDFEAIKRSTLEALKKENEDLLATLQSKTANSSVPMIPTSVLAAMEREITAAKAETASAEKRTRRLKEVWGSKSQEFKEAIFSTLGWTVTFIPNGKMRVESTFYPSQTDEHENSIVFDGERGTMKVGGGPRSDFARRISDQIGFWVREKGCIPGFLAALTLEFYEEHTRASK
- a CDS encoding PTH1-like protein — translated: MASIGLRSSVTTRAISLRSSHLRQIPPTQYKRYYSNSTKPSTSSSSSSSSASSNESIASSASSTPSSKLNVFSSEWEDLDTSIKSFADLPHRLFGANQHMIINYELKEALRLMLRQFNAPIMYCFAYGSGVFPQSPSKASISEADFRAVHPNPPEALIKSQKGSPKVLDFIFGVSHVEHWHSINMKQHRNHYSGLASLGSGVVSRVQNWGAGVYFNPYVEVNGMLIKYGVTSIDNLVRDLSSWDSLYLAGRLQKPVKILRDHPRVRLANQHNLIAAVRTALLLLPPQFTEAELYSTIAGLSYLGDPRMALPTENKSKVTNIVDNNIVHFRRLYAPLVKTLPNVDFTGACRIDDTDWIMNPEAGNKLQQDMDPVRRGNMVRRLPQTFRSRLYFQYQRRFGIPRGEFNELMKASTDEEGGAVKKMQGGEFERRIATDDAQKLNETVRIVIKQTVNWPSTVQSIKGLLMGGFSRTWRYLGEKYSKYKKDQDSKKSKKA
- a CDS encoding related to SYP1 Protein with a potential role in actin cytoskeletal organization; this translates as MEDMARAEYPAMLATLQPSQAVHTLTERMKRMSRVNTEIADWLQERRRVEDQYVQGLKKLATFKVPNSQSELGVFQAPWNRIIDSTENIAHSHHQLADRIERDIEHPLRNFANRKDVQNMNTMSSNLTTMARDLEESQNQVDKLTKKGSRANTSKVDAASSKLESATGQWESQAPFIFESLQALDESRVNNLRDLLTQYQTHESDSAGRVQENAMETLALMLEIDTEKEIQSFVHRATAGKAKLPTRTSTRQSSFAGTTPSTPVPPSTADSTNLPAQSAHTSSPAPVPAPASSHAGDDDISEHNSVPQEKPGGKLRRLGTMFGGRRRQSMHAGFGQLSPGKLGPSFGRMGTSHSQNERGVSPRGSSNNLAEHHRLSSLAETPDVPKLPNNETDSPRPDASHENTNGVSHNGNLLDSPIPHTTGGTVNGNHEPDLSDVQPPPGPPPSHKQENQSPAPPQLATKDAEGFTVPPPMNDPISEAQREAKESGEDPDQLLKVNIQQTPVEDEDPEAKMAALSSVANSLKLGPATRRSGTVRGRRDVRHTMYVPPPNLPESGTDSSLSARPTSPSFAQSLSKGSAVAALASEASIAGTSDTQSVRSGNSLGGLNHPQHAHMTAPGLNTSIIESVSATFEDGVVKSTTITGEIAFVNNPSDSGDTKSYQTIRINNFSALERIGPNRIFVNSSPDHNDQFTMGLDHLSNNTPAFSYRVFSEDSETPSLGEHAPLSLKPAWKPQGDKLGLLLQYQLNPSSKLTAPVTLHNVVIVATYEGKSSGAQTKPVGTHLKDKHLVYWRIGDLTLTTEPHKIVCRIIGAEGAEPKPGHIEARWEFTATGDQVIGSGISISRLDEGKGKGKDVSEDDPFADDTASTEHKWVDVPISRKLVSGKYEGR
- a CDS encoding related to cyclin-supressing protein kinase; translation: MSQRYETIQKIQASLATTSMSEAIAIEQAAYQIASTQDEYNLACQPTSTPTPSPPQEEEEGDSGIRIGPYGNCRPVSDGVTSEVFRSGDRALKVIVTYQDIEPHNPQREAKILKGLREPCIPLLETFRDQEQRFVLVFPFVPYTLADLLANGPLPLDAVRSIFRDVVHALKDIHAQGIIHRDIKPSAILLSSPTGPAYLSDFGTAWHPELSTHSEPADDKILDIGTGPYRAIEVLFGHKSYGPEVDMWGVGVMLSEALRDPPTPIFESRAVHEDGNQLGLILSVFKTIGTPTPETWPEAKQFKVAPFELWTVFPARPWEDLLPNVDPDFIDLVSSLLRYDSQRLTAEQFIPSEVKNPPKRDHAEIDKTGNSDKKDDKQSGFVENKEDGGAKLVEDSEDNEEGGAKL